In Streptomyces alboniger, the following are encoded in one genomic region:
- the dhaK gene encoding dihydroxyacetone kinase subunit DhaK, translating into MKMLINVAETVVADALRGMAAAHPELTVDVENRVIVRRDAPVAGKVALVSGGGSGHEPLHGGFVGPGMLSAACPGEVFTSPVPDQMVRAAAAVDSGAGVLFVVKNYTGDVLNFDMATELAEDEGIQVAKVLVNDDVAVTDSLYTAGRRGTGATLFVEKLAGAAADAGMPLERVEAVARRVNENARSFGVALTACTTPAKGGPTFELPSGQLELGVGIHGEPGRERRPMMTSREIADFAVNAALEDLRPRNPVLVLVNGMGGTPLLELYGFNAEVQRVLVERGVPVARTLVGNYVTSLDMAGASVTLCQVDEELLRLWDAPVRTAALRWGV; encoded by the coding sequence GTGAAGATGCTCATCAATGTCGCCGAGACGGTCGTCGCCGACGCACTGCGGGGCATGGCCGCCGCGCACCCCGAGCTGACGGTCGACGTCGAGAACCGCGTGATCGTCCGCAGGGACGCCCCCGTCGCCGGGAAGGTCGCCCTCGTCTCGGGCGGCGGGTCCGGGCACGAGCCGCTGCACGGCGGGTTCGTGGGGCCGGGGATGCTCTCCGCCGCCTGCCCCGGGGAGGTGTTCACCTCGCCCGTGCCGGATCAGATGGTGCGGGCCGCGGCCGCCGTGGACAGTGGCGCCGGCGTGCTGTTCGTCGTGAAGAACTACACCGGTGACGTGCTCAACTTCGACATGGCGACGGAGCTGGCCGAGGACGAGGGCATCCAGGTGGCGAAGGTGCTCGTCAACGACGACGTGGCGGTCACCGACAGCCTCTACACCGCCGGGCGCCGCGGTACCGGCGCCACGCTCTTCGTCGAGAAACTGGCGGGCGCCGCGGCCGACGCGGGCATGCCGCTGGAGCGGGTCGAGGCGGTCGCCCGTCGGGTCAACGAGAACGCGCGCAGCTTCGGCGTGGCCCTGACCGCGTGCACCACCCCGGCCAAGGGCGGCCCCACCTTCGAACTGCCTTCCGGGCAGTTGGAGTTGGGCGTCGGTATCCATGGCGAGCCGGGGCGTGAGCGGCGCCCGATGATGACCTCCCGCGAGATCGCCGACTTCGCCGTGAACGCCGCACTGGAGGACCTGCGCCCGCGCAATCCGGTGCTGGTGCTCGTCAACGGCATGGGAGGCACGCCGCTCCTGGAGCTGTACGGCTTCAACGCCGAGGTGCAGCGCGTACTCGTCGAGCGGGGCGTGCCCGTGGCGCGCACGCTCGTCGGCAACTACGTGACCTCGCTGGACATGGCCGGAGCGTCCGTCACGCTCTGCCAGGTCGACGAGGAACTGCTGCGGCTCTGGGACGCGCCGGTCAGGACCGCGGCGCTCCGCTGGGGCGTCTGA
- a CDS encoding ABC transporter substrate-binding protein, producing MRRHTAPAAALLVLVTGCASGPALENRGEVTAPPGDSKNLVVGSAGFTESDLLAQMYVLLLKKAGYGTRILSVANRELYEPALEAGQIDVVPEYAATFADWLNAKKNGADAPPVGSPDLDTTMKALRRLAAPRGLTVLDPGRAVDQNAFAVAASYARQHRLKTLGDLGRSGLRVRLAAGDECVRRPYCAPGLKKVYGIDIAGVDPKGVGTTQAKKAVQSGQDQMVLTTSTDATLDDFGLVLLKDDKRLQNADYIVPVVNRSQAGSEGVAAALGRLNSVLTTADLASMNEQVDSWRRLPQDVARTYLEDKGLL from the coding sequence ATGAGACGGCACACCGCCCCGGCCGCGGCCCTCCTCGTCCTGGTCACGGGCTGCGCGTCCGGGCCCGCGCTGGAGAACCGGGGCGAGGTCACCGCACCCCCCGGCGACAGCAAGAACCTCGTCGTCGGCTCCGCGGGCTTCACCGAGTCCGACCTGCTCGCCCAGATGTACGTGCTGCTCCTGAAGAAGGCCGGATACGGTACGCGGATCCTCTCCGTGGCCAATCGCGAGCTCTATGAACCCGCCCTGGAGGCCGGTCAGATCGACGTGGTACCCGAGTACGCGGCGACCTTCGCGGACTGGCTCAACGCCAAGAAGAACGGCGCCGACGCGCCGCCCGTCGGCTCGCCCGACCTCGACACGACCATGAAGGCCCTGCGCCGCCTCGCCGCCCCGCGCGGCCTGACCGTCCTCGACCCCGGCAGGGCGGTCGACCAGAACGCCTTCGCCGTCGCCGCGTCGTACGCCCGGCAGCACCGGCTGAAGACCCTCGGCGACCTGGGCAGGTCGGGCCTGAGGGTACGGCTCGCGGCGGGCGACGAATGCGTACGGCGCCCCTACTGCGCGCCGGGCCTGAAGAAGGTCTACGGCATCGACATCGCGGGCGTCGACCCGAAGGGCGTCGGCACGACGCAGGCCAAGAAGGCCGTGCAGAGCGGACAGGACCAGATGGTGCTCACGACGTCCACGGACGCGACGCTCGACGACTTCGGGCTCGTACTCCTCAAGGACGACAAGCGGTTGCAGAACGCCGACTACATCGTGCCCGTCGTCAACCGCTCGCAGGCGGGCAGTGAGGGGGTCGCGGCTGCGCTGGGGCGGCTCAACTCCGTGCTGACGACGGCCGACCTCGCGTCTATGAATGAGCAGGTGGACAGTTGGCGGCGGCTGCCGCAGGACGTGGCACGGACGTACCTGGAGGACAAGGGCCTGCTGTAG
- a CDS encoding ABC transporter permease: protein MTAPPDDCLARNEWICGEYLSTRRQILLDAVVQHLQLTALSVLIALVIAVPLAVLARRWGWAAGPVLALTTILYTIPSLAMFSLLLPVYGLSASLVVAGLVLYSLTLLVRNILAGLRAVPEDTRQAARGMGYGPVRLLLAVELPLALPAAMAGLRIATVSAVSLVTVGAIVGFGGLGNLIYAGMNTYFKAQVLTASVLCVVIAVAADMLLLGVQRLLTPWERASGAARP, encoded by the coding sequence GTGACCGCGCCTCCCGACGACTGCCTCGCGCGCAACGAGTGGATCTGCGGCGAGTATCTGAGCACCCGCCGCCAGATCCTGCTCGACGCGGTCGTCCAGCACCTCCAGCTGACCGCCCTGTCCGTACTGATCGCGCTGGTCATCGCCGTGCCCCTCGCCGTGCTCGCCCGCCGCTGGGGATGGGCGGCGGGCCCGGTCCTCGCGCTCACCACGATCCTGTACACCATCCCCTCGCTCGCGATGTTCTCGCTGCTGCTCCCGGTGTACGGCCTCTCCGCGTCCCTCGTCGTCGCGGGCCTCGTCCTCTACTCGCTCACCCTGCTCGTCCGTAACATCCTCGCCGGGCTCCGAGCGGTCCCCGAGGACACCCGGCAGGCCGCCCGTGGCATGGGCTACGGCCCGGTCCGTCTCCTCCTCGCCGTCGAACTGCCGCTCGCGCTGCCCGCCGCCATGGCGGGCCTCCGCATCGCCACGGTCTCCGCGGTCTCCCTGGTCACCGTCGGCGCGATCGTCGGCTTCGGCGGGCTCGGCAACCTCATCTACGCGGGCATGAACACCTACTTCAAGGCACAGGTGCTCACCGCCTCCGTGCTCTGTGTCGTCATCGCCGTCGCCGCCGACATGCTGCTCCTCGGCGTACAGCGCCTCCTCACCCCCTGGGAAAGAGCGTCGGGGGCGGCCCGCCCATGA
- a CDS encoding ABC transporter permease yields the protein MKTLGDAWAWLADSAHWAGDDGIWHRLTQHLVLTVVCLLISCMIALPVALVLGHLGKGGALAVNISNVGRAVPTFAVLVLLLLTPLGKWGDGPTVVALVLFAVPPLLTNAYVGMRGVDRGVVQAARGMGMTGRQMLWRVELPLALPLVLSGVRIAAVQLVATATIAALAGGGGLGRIITAGFNLASTPQVVAGAVLVAVFALLVEGVFEVAERVAPRWARGRGSAG from the coding sequence ATGAAGACACTCGGCGACGCCTGGGCGTGGCTCGCGGACTCCGCCCACTGGGCCGGTGACGACGGCATCTGGCACCGGCTCACCCAGCACCTCGTACTGACCGTCGTCTGCCTGCTCATCAGCTGCATGATCGCCCTGCCCGTCGCGCTCGTCCTCGGCCACCTCGGCAAGGGCGGCGCCCTCGCGGTGAACATCTCCAACGTGGGCCGCGCGGTCCCCACCTTCGCGGTGCTCGTCCTGCTGCTCCTCACCCCGCTCGGCAAGTGGGGCGACGGCCCGACCGTCGTAGCCCTCGTGCTGTTCGCCGTGCCGCCGCTGCTCACCAACGCGTACGTGGGGATGCGCGGGGTCGACCGCGGTGTGGTGCAGGCGGCGCGCGGCATGGGGATGACCGGGCGCCAGATGCTCTGGCGGGTCGAACTGCCGCTCGCGCTTCCCCTGGTGCTCAGCGGCGTGCGCATCGCCGCCGTGCAACTCGTCGCCACCGCCACCATCGCCGCGCTCGCGGGCGGCGGCGGGCTCGGCCGGATCATCACCGCGGGCTTCAACCTGGCGAGCACCCCGCAGGTCGTGGCGGGCGCCGTGCTCGTCGCCGTGTTCGCGCTGCTCGTCGAGGGCGTCTTCGAGGTGGCCGAGCGGGTCGCGCCGAGGTGGGCGCGGGGGCGGGGGAGCGCCGGATGA
- a CDS encoding TetR/AcrR family transcriptional regulator produces the protein MSPRGVAIPGLRERLFDAAERIVARDGASALTSRAITGEAGCAKGVLHTHFGGVDAFVAELVLDRFARTATEAAKLPARAGQDTVADNLVGVALSLLNSLDPGVVGLAMASHATSRAIREALAAGAPGFTAIQGALTDYLDAELRLGRLTDGADTAAMALALVGTVHHLLMTGWAGMPDPREQTERLVALLVSR, from the coding sequence ATGTCACCGCGCGGAGTAGCGATCCCCGGCCTACGGGAGCGGCTCTTCGACGCCGCCGAGCGGATCGTCGCCCGGGACGGCGCGTCGGCCCTGACCAGCAGGGCGATCACGGGCGAAGCGGGCTGCGCCAAGGGGGTGTTGCACACGCACTTCGGGGGAGTGGACGCGTTCGTCGCCGAGTTGGTGCTCGACCGGTTCGCGCGCACCGCGACAGAGGCCGCGAAGCTGCCCGCCCGCGCGGGCCAGGACACCGTCGCGGACAACCTCGTAGGCGTCGCGCTGTCGCTCCTGAACTCCCTCGACCCCGGGGTCGTGGGCCTGGCCATGGCCAGCCACGCCACCTCCCGGGCCATCCGCGAGGCGCTGGCGGCGGGCGCGCCGGGCTTCACCGCGATCCAGGGCGCGCTCACCGACTACCTGGACGCCGAACTGCGCCTCGGCCGCCTGACGGACGGTGCCGACACCGCCGCGATGGCGCTCGCCCTCGTCGGTACCGTCCACCATCTCCTGATGACCGGCTGGGCGGGCATGCCCGACCCCCGCGAGCAGACGGAACGGCTGGTGGCACTGCTCGTCTCGCGCTGA
- a CDS encoding class I SAM-dependent methyltransferase, with translation MRDIVNTEQAQAWNGYEGDHWARNQDRWDAVNGGFDAPLLAAASIDEHDRVLDIGCGAGRTTRLAARRASRGHALGLDLSAPMLERARPTARHEGLDNVTFEQGDAQVHALAEGAYDVAISRYGVLFFADPVAAFANIGRALRPGGRAAFICGAHPEDNEWLRAFDALRGILPVGGFGAPGGPGMFSLADAGRTRGLLSDAGFERIGTERVEAYGIWGRDAADAAGFLLGSGPGRHLMSQVAPEVQDRARHRLTEILRPYERGGAVRLLSTALLVTAVHPGRDRHPADSANSSTGPQGCGRTVRSAGL, from the coding sequence GTGCGGGACATCGTCAACACCGAGCAGGCGCAGGCGTGGAACGGATACGAGGGCGACCACTGGGCGCGCAACCAGGACCGCTGGGACGCGGTGAACGGGGGCTTCGACGCCCCGCTCCTGGCGGCCGCCTCGATCGACGAGCACGACCGCGTCCTGGACATCGGCTGCGGGGCGGGCCGGACGACCAGGCTCGCCGCGCGCCGGGCGAGCCGCGGCCATGCCCTCGGCCTCGACCTGTCGGCGCCGATGCTGGAGCGCGCGCGCCCGACCGCGCGGCACGAGGGCCTCGACAACGTCACCTTCGAACAGGGGGACGCCCAGGTCCACGCCCTGGCGGAAGGCGCGTACGACGTCGCGATCAGCCGTTACGGCGTGCTGTTCTTCGCGGACCCCGTGGCCGCGTTCGCCAACATCGGCCGGGCGCTGCGCCCCGGCGGTCGCGCGGCGTTCATCTGCGGCGCGCACCCCGAGGACAACGAATGGCTGCGGGCGTTCGACGCGCTGCGCGGCATCCTTCCCGTCGGCGGTTTCGGCGCGCCCGGAGGCCCCGGCATGTTCTCCCTCGCGGACGCGGGCCGGACACGCGGTCTGCTGTCGGACGCCGGGTTCGAGCGGATCGGGACGGAGCGCGTGGAGGCGTACGGAATCTGGGGGCGGGACGCGGCGGACGCCGCAGGCTTCCTCCTCGGCTCCGGCCCCGGACGCCATCTGATGAGCCAGGTCGCGCCCGAGGTCCAGGACCGCGCCCGGCACAGGCTCACGGAGATCCTGCGCCCCTACGAGCGTGGCGGCGCCGTGCGTCTGCTCAGCACCGCCCTCCTGGTGACCGCCGTCCACCCCGGCCGGGACCGGCACCCGGCGGACTCCGCGAACTCATCTACGGGGCCACAGGGCTGCGGGAGGACCGTCAGGTCAGCAGGTCTGTGA